A region from the Desulfuromonas acetexigens genome encodes:
- a CDS encoding EAL and HDOD domain-containing protein, whose translation MEDFDKCLIGRQPILDRREQVCAYELLFRSPGALTARIDDHSRATARVILNTLSGFGVQEILGGQRGFINVEQDLLMSESLELLPRDAVGIELLEDLHVTPELVERCRYLKEKGFYLILDDHQFEPRFTPLYPLIDLVKVDLFLTPVAQLAPMVRQLRAYPFKLLAEKVETRDEFKQCFDMGFDLFQGYYFAKPSIMEKQRIDGSATALLKMLNLLMEDAEIEELEDCLKHCPGMTYSLLLLVNSVGMGTRKKITSVRHAMNLIGRRQLKRWVQLALFASADERGLENPMVDMAAVRGGMMEQLARIHPQTRKIPEIADQAFMAGILSLLEWIYAVSMETVVKDLNLSDEVAEALLQRNGILGKMLLCVEAMEQMDFKGAWPQLEALGFTPDQVLDAQCKSYMWKSGMG comes from the coding sequence TTGGAAGATTTCGACAAATGCCTGATCGGGCGCCAGCCGATTCTCGATCGCCGTGAGCAGGTCTGTGCCTACGAGCTGCTCTTTCGTTCGCCGGGCGCCTTGACCGCCCGCATCGACGACCATTCCCGGGCGACGGCACGGGTGATTCTCAATACCCTGAGCGGTTTCGGGGTTCAGGAAATTCTTGGCGGCCAGCGCGGGTTCATCAATGTCGAGCAGGATCTGCTGATGAGCGAATCCCTTGAGCTCCTGCCCCGCGATGCGGTCGGCATCGAACTGCTGGAAGACCTGCACGTCACCCCCGAACTGGTGGAACGTTGCCGCTATCTCAAGGAAAAAGGGTTTTACCTGATTCTCGACGATCATCAATTCGAGCCCCGCTTCACTCCGCTCTATCCCCTCATCGATCTGGTCAAGGTCGATCTCTTTCTCACCCCCGTCGCGCAACTGGCGCCGATGGTGCGCCAGCTGCGCGCCTATCCCTTTAAGCTCCTCGCCGAAAAGGTCGAAACCCGCGACGAGTTCAAGCAATGTTTCGACATGGGCTTCGATCTGTTCCAGGGCTACTATTTCGCCAAACCCTCGATCATGGAAAAACAGCGGATTGACGGCTCGGCGACCGCTCTGCTGAAAATGCTCAATCTGCTCATGGAAGACGCCGAAATCGAAGAACTGGAAGACTGCCTCAAGCATTGCCCCGGCATGACCTATTCCCTGCTCTTGCTGGTCAACTCGGTCGGCATGGGGACGCGCAAGAAGATCACCAGCGTGCGCCACGCCATGAACCTGATCGGTCGGCGTCAGCTCAAGCGTTGGGTTCAACTGGCGCTCTTCGCTTCTGCCGATGAGCGCGGGTTGGAGAACCCCATGGTCGACATGGCAGCGGTGCGCGGCGGGATGATGGAGCAGTTGGCCCGGATTCATCCCCAGACCCGAAAAATTCCCGAGATCGCCGATCAGGCCTTCATGGCCGGGATTCTCTCCCTGCTGGAGTGGATCTATGCCGTTTCCATGGAGACCGTGGTCAAGGATTTGAACCTTTCCGACGAAGTCGCCGAGGCCCTGCTCCAGCGTAACGGAATCTTGGGGAAGATGCTCCTCTGCGTCGAAGCCATGGAGCAGATGGATTTCAAAGGTGCCTGGCCGCAACTCGAAGCCCTCGGCTTTACCCCCGACCAGGTCCTCGACGCCCAATGCAAGTCCTATATGTGGAAGTCGGGGATGGGTTGA
- a CDS encoding class II fructose-bisphosphate aldolase yields the protein MGNTVHFSELGLVNTRELFQKAVKGGYAIPAYNFNNLEQLQAIVLACAETSSPVIVQVSKGARDYANQTMLRYMALGAVQMARELGSNIPICLHLDHGDSFELCKSCVDSGFSSVMIDGSHLAYEENVALTRQVVEYAHKYDVSVEGELGVLAGIEDEVQADHSTYTKPEEVEDFVKKTGVDSLAISIGTSHGAYKFKLKDGEEVPPLRFDILEEVERRIPGFPIVLHGASSVVQEYVQLINQYGGKMDGAVGVPEGQLRKAAASAVCKINIDSDGRLAVTAKVREFLAKNPGEFDPRKYLGAARKELITLIKHKNQVVLGSAGKA from the coding sequence ATGGGCAATACGGTGCATTTCAGCGAGCTTGGCCTGGTCAACACCCGGGAGCTGTTTCAGAAAGCGGTCAAAGGCGGTTACGCCATCCCGGCCTATAACTTCAACAACCTTGAGCAGTTACAGGCGATCGTCCTGGCCTGCGCGGAAACCTCCTCGCCGGTTATCGTCCAGGTCAGCAAAGGCGCCCGCGATTACGCCAACCAGACGATGCTGCGCTACATGGCCCTGGGCGCGGTGCAGATGGCCCGCGAGCTCGGCTCGAACATCCCCATTTGCCTGCATCTCGACCACGGCGACTCCTTCGAGCTGTGCAAATCCTGCGTCGATTCGGGTTTTTCCTCGGTCATGATCGACGGCTCCCACCTCGCCTACGAGGAGAACGTTGCCCTGACCCGGCAGGTGGTTGAATACGCCCACAAGTACGACGTCAGCGTCGAGGGGGAGTTGGGGGTGCTGGCCGGCATCGAGGACGAAGTTCAGGCCGATCATTCGACCTACACCAAACCCGAGGAAGTGGAGGATTTCGTCAAGAAGACCGGCGTCGATTCCCTCGCTATCTCCATCGGCACCAGCCACGGCGCCTACAAGTTCAAGCTCAAGGACGGGGAGGAAGTGCCCCCCTTGCGCTTTGACATCCTTGAAGAAGTCGAGCGGCGCATCCCCGGTTTCCCCATCGTTCTGCACGGGGCGTCGAGCGTGGTCCAGGAATATGTCCAGCTGATCAACCAGTACGGCGGCAAGATGGACGGCGCCGTCGGCGTTCCCGAGGGGCAGCTGCGCAAGGCCGCCGCCAGCGCCGTGTGCAAGATCAACATCGACTCGGACGGCCGCCTGGCCGTCACCGCCAAGGTCCGCGAATTCCTCGCCAAGAACCCCGGCGAGTTCGACCCCCGCAAGTACCTCGGCGCCGCCCGCAAGGAACTGATCACCCTGATCAAGCACAAGAACCAGGTCGTCCTCGGCAGCGCCGGTAAAGCCTGA